In Acinonyx jubatus isolate Ajub_Pintada_27869175 chromosome A3, VMU_Ajub_asm_v1.0, whole genome shotgun sequence, a genomic segment contains:
- the NNAT gene encoding neuronatin isoform X3 → MAAVAAASAELLIIGWYIFRVLLQVFLECCIYWVGFAFRNPPGTQPIARSVQVLPAEAGVHGVEDRAAGVGRAPAASPQLRPQPPALGGRVTRCSCASRPAWEPVPRRNGGSPVLSRQRSICQGQ, encoded by the exons ATGGCGGCAGTGGCGGCAGCTTCAGCTGAGCTGCTCATCATCGGCTGGTACATTTTCCGCGTGCTACTGCAG GTGTTCCTGGAATGCTGCATTTACTGGGTAGGATTCGCTTTTCGGAATCCTCCAGGGACACAGCCCATTGCGAGAA GTGTTCAGGTACTCCCTGCAGAAGCTGGCGTACACGGTGTCGAGGACCGGGCGGCAGGTGTTGGGAGAGCGCCGGCAGCGAGCCCCCAACTGAGgccccaacccccagccctggGCGGCCGCGTCACCAGGTGCTCCTGTGCTTCTCGGCCAGCATGGGAGCCAGTGCCGCGCAGGAATGGGGGGTCCCCTGTGCTCTCTCGCCAGAGGAGCATTTGCCAAGGTCAGTGA
- the NNAT gene encoding neuronatin isoform X1: MAAVAAASAELLIIGWYIFRVLLQVFLECCIYWVGFAFRNPPGTQPIARSEVFRYSLQKLAYTVSRTGRQVLGERRQRAPN; encoded by the exons ATGGCGGCAGTGGCGGCAGCTTCAGCTGAGCTGCTCATCATCGGCTGGTACATTTTCCGCGTGCTACTGCAG GTGTTCCTGGAATGCTGCATTTACTGGGTAGGATTCGCTTTTCGGAATCCTCCAGGGACACAGCCCATTGCGAGAAGTGAG GTGTTCAGGTACTCCCTGCAGAAGCTGGCGTACACGGTGTCGAGGACCGGGCGGCAGGTGTTGGGAGAGCGCCGGCAGCGAGCCCCCAACTGA
- the NNAT gene encoding neuronatin isoform X2, protein MAAVAAASAELLIIGWYIFRVLLQVFRYSLQKLAYTVSRTGRQVLGERRQRAPN, encoded by the exons ATGGCGGCAGTGGCGGCAGCTTCAGCTGAGCTGCTCATCATCGGCTGGTACATTTTCCGCGTGCTACTGCAG GTGTTCAGGTACTCCCTGCAGAAGCTGGCGTACACGGTGTCGAGGACCGGGCGGCAGGTGTTGGGAGAGCGCCGGCAGCGAGCCCCCAACTGA
- the BLCAP gene encoding bladder cancer-associated protein — protein sequence MYCLQWLLPVLLIPKPLNPALWFSHSMFMGFYLLSFLLERKPCTICALVFLAALFLICYSCWGNCFLYHCSDSPLPESAHDPGVVGT from the coding sequence ATGTATTGCCTCCAGTGGCTGCTGCCCGTCCTCCTCATCCCCAAGCCCCTCAACCCCGCCCTGTGGTTCAGCCACTCCATGTTCATGGGCTTCTACCTGCTCAGCTTCCTTCTGGAGCGGAAGCCTTGCACGATTTGTGCCTTGGTTTTCCTGGCAGCCCTGTTCCTCATCTGCTATAGCTGCTGGGGAAACTGTTTCCTGTACCACTGCTCTGATTCCCCGCTTCCGGAATCGGCGCACGACCCCGGCGTTGTGGGCACCTAA